The proteins below are encoded in one region of Sedimentibacter sp. zth1:
- a CDS encoding radical SAM/SPASM domain-containing protein translates to MYDTLQCKLNPNIQIKKLRNGKSYLLVNNYGEDIYPIFLKDNVIKFISSITTNEYVNNKENRYTDLINILYNQNILVDEFNNQNKVKYKSEKDITKLRVLALETRTPLYAKFEITYTCNYKCKYCFISGSKNKVLRYKEIEKVLYELSLSGINELYLTGGEPFTHPDILKIIDYCSKLNFKVIIQTNGFYITEEIAKILSSYKNISISISFHSVDENQFDNFTDTVGSYRKTLESIKILKKYNVDLLCKCCVTCENENNIKDTIHYFEENDIKFSLFTQILPNVNNELSTREYCMNNETISWLYENNYLKFIKSVCSAFKDKFWVSPLGEIYPCELFRHSVGNLLNSSFKEIWENEESLKFVIDKLYSNEEKCIDCQYSKWCNKCLAYKYFDNWTGYLEQFCQKAMTVKKLYS, encoded by the coding sequence ATGTATGATACACTACAATGCAAATTAAATCCTAATATACAAATTAAAAAATTAAGGAACGGAAAAAGCTATTTACTAGTAAACAACTATGGTGAAGATATTTATCCTATATTTTTAAAGGATAATGTCATTAAATTTATATCATCTATAACAACAAATGAGTATGTGAACAATAAAGAAAATAGATATACCGATTTAATAAATATTTTGTATAATCAAAATATTTTAGTAGATGAGTTTAATAATCAAAATAAAGTAAAATATAAATCTGAAAAAGATATAACAAAGTTGAGAGTTTTAGCGCTAGAGACGAGAACACCATTATATGCAAAATTTGAAATAACCTATACCTGCAATTACAAATGCAAATACTGTTTTATAAGTGGTTCTAAGAATAAAGTTCTTAGATATAAGGAAATAGAAAAGGTTTTGTATGAACTCAGCTTATCTGGTATAAATGAGTTGTATTTAACTGGTGGAGAACCGTTTACTCACCCTGATATACTAAAAATAATTGACTACTGCTCGAAACTTAATTTCAAGGTTATTATTCAGACTAATGGGTTTTATATAACAGAAGAAATTGCTAAAATTTTATCTTCATATAAAAACATTAGTATAAGTATCTCCTTTCATTCAGTTGATGAAAATCAATTTGATAATTTTACGGACACAGTTGGTTCTTATAGAAAGACATTAGAATCAATCAAAATATTAAAAAAATATAATGTTGATTTATTGTGTAAATGTTGTGTAACATGTGAAAATGAAAATAATATTAAAGATACTATACATTATTTTGAAGAAAATGACATTAAGTTTAGTTTGTTTACACAAATTTTGCCTAACGTAAATAATGAGCTAAGCACAAGGGAGTATTGCATGAATAACGAGACTATTTCTTGGCTGTATGAAAATAACTATTTAAAATTTATCAAATCTGTTTGTTCAGCATTTAAAGATAAATTTTGGGTATCTCCATTGGGGGAAATATATCCATGTGAACTGTTCCGGCATTCAGTCGGCAATCTATTAAATAGTAGTTTTAAAGAGATATGGGAAAATGAAGAGTCGCTAAAATTTGTAATTGACAAATTATATTCAAATGAAGAAAAGTGCATAGATTGTCAATATTCTAAATGGTGCAATAAATGTTTGGCATACAAATACTTTGATAACTGGACAGGCTATTTGGAACAATTTTGCCAAAAAGCAATGACAGTAAAAAAACTATATAGTTAG